The following proteins are co-located in the uncultured Draconibacterium sp. genome:
- a CDS encoding ATP-binding protein: MATSTQYAPAERQMKTTVFNQNKLFTENELFSEIANSVSQMLVVLNKQRQIVYANNYILEAFGFKDLDNYAGRRPGELLDCVHASQSSGGCGTTQFCKTCGAVNAILEAQTGVQSTKECRIETRSNDAIDIQVRATPFNANGEEFTIFVVTDISNEKRRQVLERVFFHDVLNSAGGISGLSNIIGEISDPEELASIASMIHKSADDLISEIQLQRELSAAERGEIELNYANVSSFSILSGVADLYSRHEVTKGKRIVIGEKSEDFILSTDAVLLKRILGNMTKNALEASTPNGTVTLMSVKLKDKNKFSVHNENYIDSLTQLQLFKRSFSTKGKGRGIGTYSMKLFGEKYLKGKVGFESTPENGTTFYIELKE, from the coding sequence ATGGCAACTTCAACTCAATATGCTCCTGCCGAAAGGCAAATGAAGACAACTGTGTTCAATCAGAATAAATTGTTTACTGAAAACGAACTATTTTCTGAAATAGCTAATTCTGTTTCACAGATGTTGGTTGTGCTGAATAAACAGAGGCAAATAGTTTATGCCAACAATTATATTTTGGAAGCATTCGGTTTTAAAGATTTGGATAATTACGCAGGGAGAAGGCCTGGTGAGCTATTGGACTGTGTTCATGCATCGCAATCGTCAGGAGGATGTGGTACTACTCAGTTCTGTAAAACCTGTGGTGCAGTGAATGCTATTCTTGAAGCGCAAACTGGCGTTCAGTCTACCAAAGAATGTCGAATTGAAACCCGAAGCAATGATGCCATAGATATTCAGGTACGCGCTACCCCATTTAATGCAAATGGTGAAGAATTTACGATTTTTGTGGTTACCGATATAAGCAATGAAAAAAGACGCCAGGTATTAGAACGAGTGTTTTTTCATGATGTACTGAATAGTGCAGGAGGTATTTCAGGTTTATCAAATATTATTGGTGAAATCTCCGATCCTGAAGAATTGGCTTCCATTGCTTCGATGATACATAAATCTGCTGATGATTTAATAAGCGAGATACAACTTCAACGTGAATTAAGTGCTGCCGAACGCGGCGAAATTGAATTAAATTATGCAAATGTTTCTTCTTTCTCAATACTTTCAGGTGTTGCAGATTTGTATTCACGACACGAAGTTACCAAAGGAAAAAGAATCGTTATTGGTGAAAAATCGGAGGATTTCATTCTAAGCACTGATGCTGTTCTTTTGAAGAGAATATTGGGAAATATGACTAAAAATGCCCTGGAAGCTTCAACACCCAATGGTACTGTAACTCTTATGAGCGTTAAGCTGAAGGATAAAAATAAGTTTTCAGTCCACAATGAAAACTATATTGATTCACTGACACAACTTCAGTTATTTAAAAGGTCTTTTTCTACAAAAGGTAAGGGGCGGGGAATTGGTACCTATAGTATGAAATTGTTTGGTGAAAAGTATTTGAAAGGAAAAGTTGGATTTGAAAGTACACCCGAAAACGGAACTACTTTTTATATTGAGCTAAAAGAGTGA
- a CDS encoding MBOAT family O-acyltransferase, which produces MNLLLQIDLVELLRKIFLYDKTAPLIFTRFFFWAFFAVVLVGFSLVYRNKNRSLRAGYLFFASLFFYYKSSGFFFFILLFSTLTDYFIGKSIYKSKNETVRKSLIALSVVVNLLLLAYFKYSYFFIDSINLLFDTDLNVVNHLAIWANEATGSHFEVNQILLPVGISFFTFQTISYSVDVYRGETKPVNNLIDFGFYVSFFPQLVAGPIVRASGFVKQIYEDYHVSKAEFGWAIFMILKGLVKKIFIGDYIAVNFVDRVFSDPITHSGFENLMALFGYSLQVYVDFSGYTDIAIGVALLMGYRLPQNFNSPYKATSVAEFWKRWHMSLSSWLKDYLYIPIGGNREGSVFSYISLGIILSIIVLLAGKLILVPIFAAVVLVFAILSRLFPAVKRSVDTNINLMLTMLLGGLWHGASWQFIIWGGLNGIGLVVYKFWRKISPWEKRNNWAVNIWKIALTFTFITFTRVFFRSGSMEVVNGMLHQIGTDIQFALIPEVLLAYKWVFLVMAFGFFTHWLSESWKEKVKNWFVSSPLWVKAVISAMVVIFVYQSISSEMQPFIYFQF; this is translated from the coding sequence TTGAACTTATTACTACAAATAGACCTTGTTGAATTATTACGGAAAATTTTTCTGTACGATAAAACGGCGCCACTCATTTTTACGCGTTTCTTTTTCTGGGCATTTTTTGCTGTTGTACTGGTTGGCTTTTCGTTGGTGTACCGAAACAAAAACCGAAGTTTACGCGCGGGTTATTTGTTTTTCGCAAGTTTGTTCTTCTACTACAAATCAAGTGGCTTTTTCTTTTTTATACTACTGTTTAGTACACTTACCGATTATTTTATAGGGAAGAGCATTTACAAGTCGAAGAATGAAACGGTACGTAAATCATTAATTGCTTTAAGTGTTGTTGTAAACCTCTTGTTACTGGCCTATTTTAAGTACTCGTACTTTTTTATCGATAGTATAAATCTTCTGTTCGATACCGATTTGAACGTGGTAAATCACCTGGCAATTTGGGCCAACGAAGCAACCGGTTCGCATTTCGAGGTGAACCAGATTCTTCTTCCGGTGGGAATTTCGTTTTTTACTTTTCAAACCATCAGCTATTCGGTTGATGTATACCGTGGCGAAACAAAACCTGTAAATAATCTGATCGATTTTGGATTTTATGTGTCGTTTTTTCCGCAGCTGGTAGCCGGGCCAATTGTGCGGGCTTCGGGCTTTGTAAAGCAGATATACGAAGATTATCATGTGTCGAAGGCTGAATTTGGCTGGGCAATTTTTATGATTTTAAAGGGTTTGGTAAAAAAGATATTTATTGGCGATTACATTGCTGTAAATTTTGTCGATCGCGTTTTTTCCGATCCAATAACTCACTCCGGTTTCGAAAACCTGATGGCTTTGTTTGGGTATTCACTGCAGGTTTACGTCGATTTTTCAGGGTATACCGATATTGCCATTGGAGTGGCTCTGTTAATGGGTTACCGATTACCGCAAAACTTTAATTCGCCATATAAAGCAACCAGTGTGGCCGAGTTTTGGAAACGCTGGCACATGTCGCTGTCGTCGTGGTTAAAAGACTATTTGTATATTCCTATTGGCGGAAACCGTGAAGGTTCGGTATTTAGCTACATCAGCCTGGGAATTATTTTGTCGATAATTGTATTGCTTGCGGGCAAACTCATTTTGGTTCCGATTTTTGCCGCAGTTGTATTGGTGTTTGCAATATTGTCGCGTCTCTTCCCGGCAGTAAAACGCAGTGTTGATACAAACATCAACCTAATGCTGACCATGTTGCTGGGAGGATTGTGGCACGGAGCATCGTGGCAATTTATTATTTGGGGAGGATTAAATGGAATTGGTTTGGTGGTGTACAAATTCTGGCGGAAAATCAGTCCCTGGGAAAAACGCAATAACTGGGCAGTAAACATTTGGAAAATCGCCTTAACCTTTACTTTTATAACTTTTACACGTGTTTTCTTCCGTTCCGGATCGATGGAAGTTGTAAACGGAATGTTGCATCAAATTGGCACCGATATTCAGTTTGCATTAATACCTGAAGTTTTGCTTGCTTACAAGTGGGTTTTTCTGGTTATGGCTTTTGGCTTTTTTACGCATTGGCTAAGCGAATCCTGGAAAGAAAAAGTTAAAAACTGGTTTGTTTCGTCGCCGCTTTGGGTAAAAGCTGTTATTTCTGCAATGGTGGTTATTTTTGTTTACCAATCCATTTCTTCGGAGATGCAACCTTTTATTTATTTTCAGTTTTAG
- a CDS encoding GDSL-type esterase/lipase family protein, with translation MNDTIWNIKNERTKQAYSLKLEACSLKKWSLVFGLLLFVVLISSAQENSYLYHVNQYNFIRTDLNEMHYPGTRKYADIFNQKLEKLATSGEGRINIVHIGGSHIQAGVYSGQMRTRLQQLNGEMNAGWGYMFPYRISRTNSPFGYYIRYNGRWQSFRNVERRKSGTLGVGGMSVTTSAPKAELTILLEKENQLDYSFNKFRVYYQNSERNYKVLVDSALLVKAEQTDQYIDFEINQYVDSLKITVEKDYNSSGAFTLLGITTESAPNGIMYHSIGVNGAHVPAFLRCQLFEEQLAELKPDLVILGLGINDAYGNKFSQSKFESNYAELIAKIRKAAPNTAIIFTSNNDSYLYRRYVNKNGEKVQDSMFKLAKRFDAGVWDLYSVMGGLNSIVLWQKNNLAQSDKVHFTREGYLLVADLFFNALVQDFEKYILTNNKLTSSHFEIEERQ, from the coding sequence ATGAATGATACAATTTGGAATATAAAAAACGAACGCACCAAGCAAGCTTATAGCTTGAAGCTTGAAGCTTGTAGCTTGAAGAAGTGGTCGCTGGTATTTGGCTTGCTGCTGTTTGTTGTTCTCATTTCATCGGCACAGGAGAACTCCTATTTGTACCATGTAAATCAATACAACTTTATCCGCACCGATTTAAACGAAATGCATTATCCCGGTACAAGAAAATATGCCGATATTTTTAATCAGAAACTGGAAAAGCTTGCAACAAGCGGCGAAGGACGAATAAATATTGTTCACATCGGTGGTTCGCACATTCAGGCTGGTGTGTACAGTGGTCAGATGAGAACGCGACTGCAACAACTCAATGGCGAAATGAATGCAGGTTGGGGTTACATGTTTCCGTACCGGATTTCACGAACCAACTCGCCGTTTGGTTATTATATTCGTTACAACGGGCGTTGGCAAAGTTTCCGAAATGTGGAACGACGCAAATCAGGAACTCTTGGAGTGGGAGGGATGTCGGTTACAACTTCAGCGCCCAAAGCAGAGCTGACGATTCTGCTTGAAAAGGAAAACCAGCTGGATTACAGCTTTAATAAGTTTCGGGTGTATTATCAAAATTCTGAAAGGAATTATAAAGTTTTGGTTGACTCGGCTTTGCTGGTTAAAGCGGAACAAACAGATCAGTACATCGATTTTGAAATCAATCAGTACGTTGACAGTTTGAAAATAACAGTTGAAAAGGATTACAATTCAAGCGGAGCGTTTACACTTTTGGGAATAACAACCGAGAGTGCGCCAAATGGAATAATGTACCACAGTATTGGTGTAAACGGAGCACATGTTCCGGCCTTTTTACGTTGCCAGCTTTTTGAAGAACAACTGGCCGAATTAAAACCTGATCTGGTGATTCTTGGGTTGGGGATTAACGATGCTTACGGGAATAAATTCTCGCAAAGTAAATTCGAAAGCAATTACGCCGAGCTGATTGCCAAAATAAGAAAAGCGGCCCCCAATACGGCTATCATTTTTACCAGCAACAACGACAGTTATTTGTATCGTCGTTATGTAAATAAAAACGGTGAAAAGGTACAGGACAGCATGTTTAAACTGGCCAAACGTTTCGATGCAGGAGTGTGGGATTTGTACTCGGTAATGGGTGGTTTAAACTCCATTGTGTTGTGGCAAAAAAATAACCTGGCCCAAAGTGATAAGGTGCATTTTACCCGCGAAGGATATTTGCTGGTAGCCGATTTGTTTTTTAATGCCCTGGTGCAGGATTTTGAAAAGTACATTCTAACAAACAATAAACTAACCAGTAGTCATTTCGAAATAGAGGAACGACAATAA
- a CDS encoding GDSL-type esterase/lipase family protein yields the protein MRPIKTLLFILSVFALLAGSMLITPGEGVKIGEFTFHMPTFSEMLMLDDVEYADVSGIINQQFEIDSLVDFSLDTIAGDTVLEVIHRADYDSLIQSVLHIEMSDSGRQNLAKFFFHLKNDSLTRIMHYGDSQIEGDRITSFVRNKLQMRFGGTGVGLRPALQPYDYVFSAVQENTGDWKRYPIYGKVDSMVEHSNYGVMGAFSRYAPLASDTLPFTDSVLYEAEMYVAKSNISYKKTREYENMRLFYGHTKRPVAIHVIARGDTVLVDTLLPDLDYGVVECELPDSTSSVSVRFKGYDSPDIYGIELASDKGVIVDNIALRGSSGTIFTRADYLHSLKMYNDLHPSLFILQFGGNVIPYITDNKAIERYGRWFASQINRIKQLCPEAAILVIGPSDMSTKEKDKFVTYKHLPKVVETLKKVTLAAGCGYWDMYQAMGGYNSMPSWVNAQPELARPDYVHFSPKGARLVANMFYNALILEYNNYLEADREEKAEEKKQNTEASSKESSPLKKGDS from the coding sequence ATGAGGCCAATAAAAACATTACTCTTTATTCTTAGTGTATTTGCACTGCTTGCAGGAAGCATGCTAATTACGCCCGGTGAAGGAGTGAAAATTGGTGAATTTACCTTCCATATGCCAACTTTTAGCGAAATGCTTATGTTGGATGATGTGGAATACGCTGATGTTTCGGGCATTATAAATCAACAGTTTGAAATCGATTCTCTTGTTGATTTTTCATTGGATACAATTGCAGGGGATACGGTGCTGGAAGTCATTCATCGTGCAGATTACGATTCGTTAATCCAGTCGGTGTTACACATCGAAATGAGTGATTCGGGGCGACAAAATCTGGCAAAGTTTTTTTTCCACCTGAAAAATGATTCATTAACACGAATTATGCACTACGGCGACAGCCAGATTGAAGGAGACAGAATAACCTCGTTTGTGCGGAATAAACTGCAAATGCGTTTTGGAGGTACCGGTGTTGGTTTACGTCCGGCTTTACAACCTTATGATTATGTTTTTAGCGCCGTACAAGAAAATACCGGCGATTGGAAGCGGTATCCGATTTACGGGAAAGTAGATTCGATGGTAGAACACAGTAATTATGGTGTAATGGGTGCTTTTTCGAGGTATGCACCTTTGGCGAGCGACACACTACCTTTTACCGATTCGGTTTTGTACGAAGCTGAAATGTATGTAGCAAAATCAAATATCTCGTATAAAAAAACACGCGAGTACGAGAATATGCGCTTGTTTTACGGGCACACAAAACGTCCGGTGGCCATTCATGTAATTGCACGTGGCGATACCGTTCTGGTGGATACTTTACTGCCCGATTTGGATTATGGCGTTGTGGAGTGTGAATTGCCGGATTCTACTTCTTCCGTTTCAGTTCGTTTTAAAGGTTACGACAGCCCTGATATTTACGGAATTGAACTGGCTTCGGATAAAGGAGTAATTGTTGATAACATTGCATTGCGCGGAAGTTCGGGTACCATTTTTACGCGTGCCGATTATCTGCACAGTTTAAAAATGTACAACGATTTGCATCCTTCGCTTTTTATTCTTCAGTTTGGAGGAAATGTAATTCCATACATCACCGATAATAAAGCGATTGAACGCTATGGTCGTTGGTTTGCGAGCCAGATAAACCGTATTAAACAGTTGTGTCCGGAAGCTGCAATTCTTGTAATTGGCCCCAGTGATATGTCAACAAAGGAGAAGGACAAATTTGTTACCTACAAACATTTGCCAAAAGTAGTTGAAACACTTAAAAAGGTGACGCTGGCTGCCGGATGCGGATACTGGGACATGTACCAGGCAATGGGTGGATACAACAGTATGCCGTCGTGGGTGAATGCACAACCTGAACTGGCTCGCCCCGATTATGTTCATTTTTCGCCCAAAGGAGCACGTTTGGTGGCCAATATGTTTTACAATGCACTTATTTTAGAATACAATAATTATCTGGAAGCAGACAGAGAAGAGAAGGCCGAGGAGAAAAAGCAGAATACAGAGGCGAGTTCGAAAGAATCGTCCCCATTAAAAAAGGGGGACAGTTGA
- a CDS encoding LysM peptidoglycan-binding domain-containing protein has protein sequence MRSLNLNIRTRFIWFIIVLFFACPAAVKANTDSIPADYKSIYQKNLSELIAQQDWDENSFFSGSFLINTNVDFNSEYSKLELFSTIQPNADVFFEYLNALPASQKQNLVRSYSYSVPVFESQLKAAGLPDDLKYFAVALSAMNPKSTGKNKRAGVWQLTHFQGVLNGLQVNRLVDERLNVELATEAFVTVLNNTIKSFNSPELAVLAYLGGTTKLRNTMARAGKNASPDEIIKQLPPEISETIAAYQALSVFLRINKFTPDAQPVHPDAVLVNRELHFQQITHVLQISIQELQFLNPQYTYNIVPGNEQAMEVNIPPGKHDEFVLWTDSIYNAYDSSLFQLVVQKIEYPPAPNRQYVGEKVKDLEIEGKTKIKYTIQSGDVLGFIAEDYDVRVADLKYWNNIYNERRIQAGQKIDIFVDDENADYYRGLQASSGKVSVTGSAGVQFAQNSVAPVYQIPDSAKKIEHVVKSGESPYVIAKKYNGVTPEAILQWNGIRDARKIQIGQKLIIYLAQ, from the coding sequence TTGAGGTCATTAAATTTAAATATTCGCACACGTTTCATTTGGTTTATTATAGTATTGTTTTTTGCGTGCCCGGCTGCGGTAAAGGCAAATACGGACTCAATTCCTGCAGATTATAAATCAATCTATCAGAAGAATTTAAGCGAATTGATCGCTCAACAGGATTGGGACGAAAACAGCTTTTTTAGCGGTTCGTTTTTGATAAATACGAATGTTGACTTTAACTCGGAATACAGCAAACTTGAATTATTCTCAACCATTCAGCCAAATGCGGATGTCTTTTTTGAGTATTTGAATGCGCTTCCTGCCAGTCAAAAACAAAATCTGGTAAGAAGTTATTCGTATTCAGTTCCTGTTTTTGAATCGCAATTGAAAGCTGCCGGTTTGCCCGACGATTTAAAATATTTTGCTGTGGCTTTATCGGCCATGAATCCGAAATCTACTGGTAAAAACAAACGTGCCGGAGTTTGGCAACTTACACATTTTCAGGGAGTGTTAAATGGTTTGCAGGTAAATCGCCTGGTAGATGAACGTTTGAATGTTGAATTGGCAACAGAAGCATTTGTTACGGTGTTAAATAATACTATTAAAAGTTTTAATTCGCCGGAGTTGGCTGTTTTAGCTTATTTGGGCGGTACTACAAAATTGCGAAATACAATGGCGCGTGCAGGTAAAAATGCTTCGCCGGATGAGATCATTAAACAATTGCCGCCCGAAATCTCTGAAACAATAGCCGCATATCAGGCTTTGTCGGTATTTCTTCGCATAAATAAATTTACTCCGGATGCACAACCTGTTCATCCGGATGCGGTGCTTGTGAACCGCGAACTTCATTTTCAGCAAATAACACATGTATTGCAGATATCGATTCAAGAGCTGCAGTTTTTAAATCCTCAATACACGTACAACATTGTTCCCGGTAACGAACAAGCGATGGAGGTAAACATTCCTCCGGGTAAACACGATGAATTTGTATTGTGGACCGATTCCATTTACAATGCTTATGATTCTAGTTTGTTTCAGTTGGTGGTTCAGAAAATTGAATATCCGCCGGCACCAAACCGACAGTATGTTGGCGAAAAAGTAAAAGACCTGGAAATAGAAGGGAAAACAAAAATTAAGTACACGATACAATCGGGTGACGTGCTTGGTTTTATTGCCGAAGATTACGATGTGCGGGTAGCCGATTTAAAATACTGGAACAACATTTACAACGAACGTCGCATTCAGGCAGGGCAGAAGATCGATATTTTTGTTGACGATGAAAACGCAGATTATTACCGGGGTTTACAGGCATCATCAGGCAAAGTATCTGTCACCGGTTCTGCCGGAGTACAGTTCGCTCAAAATAGCGTAGCTCCTGTATACCAGATTCCTGATTCGGCAAAAAAAATAGAACATGTGGTAAAAAGTGGCGAATCGCCTTATGTGATTGCCAAAAAATACAATGGTGTTACGCCCGAAGCAATTTTGCAGTGGAACGGAATTCGCGATGCACGAAAAATACAAATCGGTCAGAAACTAATTATTTACCTGGCACAATAA
- a CDS encoding IS4 family transposase, which translates to MNKDLDGICTSFKTCFSEEVLDQLARKTKFIKRKGILDAKTFVKLLIFNTLDQSQLSLLDLKLDLQSHFDCNISREAIHKRFTPEAVDFLKALLARLLELQLKSGNNFSSPAKAFNRLCLKDSTKFSIPKEFSETYPSYGNFHKQGALMNIQYEYDLLSGNWTSFEFTKATRNDQKDSRETLDNIDKNDLHIRDLGYVTMIYLEGVVEREAYFLNRLPTTINVYGLKNNEYHRLNWKSIDKAFKNKGMDQMELDVVLSKKYKLGSRMIIIPIPNDVYKERIRKAAKQAKSKGCQLTNEYKIKARYNIFITNVPADRLCVQDVAQVYRLRWQVELVFKSWKSGLAVHKTKRVQKNRFECQLIARIIWALINWRLYQSANLATRAAKPDTGVSILKFNKQTNKHALILREIIEDASRLKNWVKEKIIPLLPYLLIEKKKGKTPHCEILSRNIWKLS; encoded by the coding sequence ATAAACAAAGACTTAGATGGCATTTGTACGTCTTTCAAAACTTGTTTTTCAGAAGAAGTTTTAGACCAGTTAGCACGAAAAACAAAATTTATCAAACGCAAGGGGATTCTTGATGCAAAGACCTTTGTTAAATTGCTGATATTTAATACTCTTGACCAATCTCAACTTAGTTTACTTGATTTAAAGCTAGACCTACAATCCCATTTTGATTGTAACATATCCCGAGAGGCAATCCATAAACGTTTTACTCCTGAAGCAGTAGACTTTCTGAAGGCGCTCCTGGCTAGATTGCTTGAACTCCAGTTAAAATCAGGAAATAATTTTTCTTCACCTGCAAAGGCTTTTAATCGGTTGTGTTTAAAAGATTCAACAAAATTTTCAATCCCTAAAGAGTTTTCTGAGACTTATCCCAGTTACGGTAATTTTCATAAGCAAGGCGCATTAATGAACATTCAATACGAGTATGACCTGCTTTCAGGAAATTGGACTTCTTTTGAATTTACCAAAGCAACGCGTAACGACCAGAAAGATTCTCGCGAAACACTAGACAATATTGATAAAAATGATTTGCACATCAGGGATTTAGGGTATGTGACAATGATCTATTTAGAAGGAGTTGTAGAAAGAGAAGCATATTTTCTTAACCGTTTGCCCACAACAATAAATGTCTACGGCCTAAAGAATAATGAATATCATCGGCTGAACTGGAAGTCTATCGACAAGGCTTTCAAAAACAAAGGGATGGATCAAATGGAACTGGATGTGGTATTATCGAAAAAATACAAACTTGGATCCCGGATGATAATAATTCCTATACCCAATGATGTTTATAAAGAAAGAATTAGAAAGGCAGCAAAACAAGCAAAAAGTAAAGGTTGCCAATTGACAAATGAATATAAAATAAAAGCCAGATACAATATATTTATTACGAATGTTCCTGCTGACAGGTTATGTGTCCAAGATGTAGCGCAGGTTTACAGATTGCGCTGGCAAGTTGAGCTAGTATTTAAATCATGGAAATCGGGACTGGCAGTTCACAAAACTAAAAGAGTACAGAAAAATCGTTTTGAATGCCAGTTGATTGCACGAATAATCTGGGCATTGATCAATTGGAGGCTTTACCAGTCGGCTAACCTGGCAACAAGGGCAGCAAAACCTGACACAGGGGTTTCAATTTTAAAATTCAACAAGCAGACCAATAAACATGCTCTCATACTAAGAGAAATTATTGAAGATGCCTCTCGGCTAAAAAATTGGGTTAAAGAAAAAATAATACCGCTATTACCCTATTTGCTTATTGAAAAGAAAAAAGGAAAAACGCCTCACTGTGAAATACTTAGTCGAAACATATGGAAGTTAAGTTAA
- a CDS encoding SDR family oxidoreductase — MRILLTGVTGYVGKRILPVLIEQGHEVICCVREKSRLSIHKNLLSKTEIIEVDFLEAVHPSLFPKNIDIAYYLIHSMTTSQDKFDALESRAAENFKKYIESTQVKQVIYLSGISNEHKLSKHLSSRRKVEDILKSDYYALTVLRAGIIVGSGSASFEMIRDIVEKLPVMVTPKWILTKAQPIAIRDVIRFLSGVINHPKCFNRTFDIGGPEILTYKDMMLKYAQARKLKRKIYTTVLISPRISSYWLFFITSVSYKLAISLADSMKNEVICENNDLQEILNIQPISYDTALKYAFIRIKQNLVLSSWKDSMISSSLGLSLSDFIEVPDFGCYKDKKQLPVIDEERALHNIWSIGGERGYYYANWLWKIRGFFDQLIGGVGLQRGRTLPGNINPGDALDFWRVLYASREKKRLLLFAEMKLPGEAWLEFKIDENNILHQTATFRPKGIWGRLYWIATSPFHYFIFKGMIRNIVETKDSGL; from the coding sequence ATGAGGATACTTTTAACAGGAGTTACGGGCTATGTTGGGAAGCGGATACTTCCGGTACTTATAGAACAAGGACACGAAGTGATTTGCTGCGTAAGGGAAAAAAGCAGGCTGAGCATTCATAAAAATCTGTTGAGCAAAACAGAAATTATTGAAGTCGACTTTCTTGAAGCGGTGCACCCGAGCCTTTTTCCCAAAAATATCGACATCGCCTATTACCTCATTCATTCCATGACTACTTCGCAGGATAAATTTGATGCATTGGAATCAAGAGCTGCCGAAAATTTCAAAAAATACATCGAATCTACTCAGGTAAAACAGGTAATCTACCTGAGTGGGATTTCAAACGAACATAAACTATCAAAACACCTGAGCTCGCGCCGAAAAGTAGAAGATATTTTAAAAAGCGACTACTACGCACTAACCGTTTTGCGGGCCGGAATTATTGTGGGTTCAGGAAGTGCCTCTTTCGAAATGATTCGTGACATTGTAGAAAAACTGCCCGTAATGGTAACTCCAAAATGGATTCTTACAAAGGCACAACCCATTGCCATTCGCGACGTAATTCGATTTTTGTCCGGTGTTATCAACCATCCCAAATGCTTTAACCGCACATTCGACATTGGTGGTCCCGAGATTCTGACCTACAAGGATATGATGCTAAAATATGCGCAGGCACGTAAATTGAAACGAAAAATATATACCACCGTTTTAATATCTCCCCGAATCTCGTCGTACTGGTTGTTTTTTATTACATCGGTTTCGTACAAACTGGCCATTAGTTTAGCCGACAGCATGAAAAACGAAGTAATTTGCGAAAACAACGACCTGCAGGAAATTCTGAACATACAGCCCATAAGCTACGACACAGCGCTGAAATATGCTTTTATCCGGATAAAACAAAACCTGGTTTTAAGCAGCTGGAAAGATTCCATGATTAGCAGTAGCCTGGGGCTTTCGCTTTCCGATTTTATTGAGGTTCCGGACTTTGGCTGCTACAAAGACAAAAAGCAACTGCCCGTTATTGACGAAGAACGTGCACTGCACAATATATGGAGCATTGGCGGGGAAAGAGGTTATTATTATGCCAACTGGTTGTGGAAAATCAGGGGCTTTTTCGACCAGTTGATCGGAGGTGTGGGTTTGCAACGCGGACGAACTTTACCCGGCAACATTAATCCGGGTGACGCACTCGATTTTTGGCGGGTATTGTATGCCAGTCGCGAAAAAAAACGCCTGCTACTTTTTGCCGAAATGAAATTACCGGGCGAGGCCTGGCTCGAATTTAAAATCGACGAAAACAATATTCTGCACCAAACAGCAACTTTCCGCCCAAAAGGAATCTGGGGGCGACTGTACTGGATTGCCACCTCCCCTTTTCACTATTTTATTTTTAAGGGTATGATTCGGAATATTGTTGAAACAAAAGATTCCGGATTATAA